One Mus musculus strain C57BL/6J chromosome 2, GRCm38.p6 C57BL/6J genomic window, GGGCTCCCTCCCACACCCCAGGGTAAGAGCCTAACCAAAGGGCACGGCAAGGCAGAAGGATTAGGGGATGCTGTGGTAGATAAGGAGCTGGGATGGGGTATCTGGTACCTTGTAAATCTGATGCATCTGGACCTGGGCTAGCCTGGTAGGAAGGCAGcctgggatggagggagagaggaggtgaaCATTACTGACTTGGGGTTCAGCCTGGATCCACAGCCAGTGGAACCAACAGGGGCTGTGACAGTCCACCTCTGTactaggtgggggtggggaccatCAGCTGAGAGGCAGCAATAGAGGGTGGTGCCACCGGTTTTGCCTGGCAGCCAGGGCACAGGAGGAATTTGGGGGCTGTGTCTTTAAGGGAAAacagaagaagctgagaggaagGGGGAATTTACCTACTGGGAGGGTCCTTGGGTTATCAGCTACTAGATTGTTCAGCTGCTCCCTATTCTGGGGTGAGTGTGGCAGCGAGTTTTTGCCAAGTAAGGGAAGGGGGTGACACTCTGGAAGAGAACGGAGGAATGGGTCACTGAGACGTGGCATGTGCCTCCGTATAGGCTAACTGGTTTGGTTTTGGCTCCCCGCACCCCATTCCCTGTGGCCAGCTTGAGCCTGGGGCTTTAAGCCCCCCTCTGTGGCCTCTCTGAGGCAACTCAGGAGCTTGAGAGCCCTGGCTCTTCAGCAGCTGCCCTGCATTCTCCGTCCTGTCAACCCCACGGGTTCCCTGCCTCGGCCCCACCCTCACCTCATCTGTGCTTTCCTTCCCAAGATGGGGGCTCTTCCAACAGAAGCCAGTTTCTTCTCCTGCTCTGCATGCACCCCcatccctaccccccaccccccatgcagAGGCAGCCAAGAAAATGACTTGtcatgctggggtggggggtgggggcggagctggagctggaggctGAGCttagcgcgcacacacacacacacacactcacacactgcgGCAGACTGCAGCTGcctgagcacccccccccccgcctcacTGCAGAGACACCTGCCCTCCTGCCCACTCAGCTTCACACCCGAAGCCCACCCCCAACCACAGCACTGGCTGTGGGAAGCGCCCCAATCTCTTAAGATAGTCTTCTGCAaagataaaggggaaaaaaaacccggCAATTCCCTTCATTGGAAGAGCTGGGGGGCAGAAGAGAGAAACCAGGCTTCTCCCAGGATAAGGAGCGATGTAATGGACTAGCTCcccaggagtggggctgggggtcCTGTGTCAGGCCAGGAAGTGGGGTCAAAGGTCTTGTGAGGATACACTGGGGACCGTGAAGCTGCTGGAGTAGGGAGATGGTAGCTGGAGAGGACGTGTCTTTCTGTTCTACCTAGATTGAAGTGTGACCTTGTTTGTGATGGGGGAGTCCTGGCTCTTCTAAGTCTGACTTAAGACTGGCAGAGGATGGAGATAGCCCAGGCTGCGTAAGCCCTGCTCCTGCCTGCCTGTGCCAAAGTGTCCCTCCACTCCCAAGTTCACAGAAGAGGACCCAACAGGCCCTGCATAGGATTTGGGTCTCTGACACCTTCATCTTCCCCATAGTTGCATCTGCTGCCTGCTCCTTGGCATCAAGGCTCTTCCTCTAAACAAAGGCCCTGGCCCCAGTCACCCTTGTCCCAgcctcagaaaagaaaagggagttgGAGTCGCCGAAGAGGGCTCCAGGGAACGGACTCtgagcctcccctccccagtatCCTCCAGCTGCCCCTAAGGTTAACCCTACGGTGACTGCTACTgtgctggaagaggaggcagatgggaaggcaggaacctgggaaGTCGGGTCCATCCTTCTTAGCCTCTTTCTCACCCACTGTGTTCTTTACTTTCACTGCTTAGTGTTTTATGTGGGTCTGGAGAAAGCCCTGGGGAGAggatctgcccccccccccccatcctaagCAATGCCTTGGCTGTTGTTGGCGGTCCTGCTTTTTATTTGGCTAGGTGTTTTGGGATAGaattctctgtgtggctctggctgtcctggaacttaactggctttgaattcatagaAACccaactgcctttgcctcccgattaaaggtgtacgccaccaccatgccctgcttgctattgtttttaattctgtggtgtgtgtgtgtgtgtgtgtgtgtgtgtgtgtgtgtctgtgtttgtgtctgtgtctgtgtgtctgtctgtctgtgtgtgcgtgtatagGTAGGTCAAAaaacagcttgcaggagtcattCCTCTTTGTACCTCCAGTCCTAGGATGCTTGGCAGAGAGCATCGCTGGCCCTGTTTCTTGTTTTGAGCCAGCCACTTACTTTCTGTACTCTGAGGCAGGGAACTGGTCGCAGGGATGATGAGTTCTGCAGCGAGCTGGGTGTCCCTAGAGCCTGGGCACGTGAGGGAGATAGAGGAGAGGGAGCTGTGAAATACTTGGGAGCACGGTGGTGGGAGCACGGCTCTGACACGGAAGGCTTGGCAGAGtcagaaaacaaaatagcaaGTTAGAATCCTCTGTCCCCTCCAAGAAACCAGTTGCCACGTGTCTCCATCATCTTCTATTACAGGTGTTCTGTCCTTGGGTAGGGGACTTGGGGTGGAAAGGAAGGGGAATCTGAGACAGAAGCGCCTAACTCCTTACTGCCAGCCGCGGGCAAAGGCAGAGAAAGCTCCGTAAAGACCGCCATCCCTggagccctccccccacccccaatccccagGCAGCACCAGGAACTTAGTGCTCCAGAGGGACAAAAAGCTCCTTGTCAACAGAGCTGTCTGGGGCTGAAGTTCTAGGCAAAAGGGCGGGGACTGGGCAGCATCGGAGGGTGTGGCagatggagggaagggagaagtctGCTACcgtgggggagaggagggagaacccTGGAAAGGGAAGGGCTGGAGGAGGCAGTTCCCAGGCCTCCCTTAGTGGCATCCTAGATGACTGGGtaccctgtaccccattttctgatcatttgtttttcctcccctgtgcccccccccccagtacttCTCATTTTAAATCAATACCTACTGATTTCAGTACACATGCCTACATCTCTCCCTCAGGCCAGAGGACCCTCTGCCACCAGAGTGAGACCCTCGAGACCATCATCCTAGTCAACCCCACTGCAGACAGCATCAGCTCAGAGGTAAGGCCAGTGCCTGCGCCTCGCTTGTTCTGAGTGCTATAACCGACCCTTGGCGGCGCCACTATACCTCGGGCTACTATCTGAACTGACTTGTGATCCTCAGCCCCACTCTGGGGAATACGGAGTGAGGAATGTGTCCTTATATCACTgaagggggcagggcagggattTTCAGTGCCTTTCCCTGGGTGCCCCATACCTGTGCCTTCTCTGCCCTCCATTTCAGGTTCACCATCTTCTTAGTAGCCCATCAGCTCACAAACTCCTCATCTTGAGTGGACAAACTTTAGAACCCGAGGGAGACCTTATCCTACAGAGTGGTACTTACTCATATCAAAACTTCGCCCAGGTCCTTCACAAACCTGAGGTGAGTTCCCTGCTGCGTGTCTTGGAAGAAGGGGACAGGAGGCAGGACTTAAGTTGTAGGGAGAAAGGCAAGGGAGGGGAAGTCTTATAAACACTGACTATCAGGAACCCTGACAGGAGGTAGGCATTTTACCTCAGAAAAAGGTAAAGAGTAGGGGCTGAATCTGGGTCAGACTAAGATAACCCCAATGATTTGATCAGCTTCTCTTTCCTATTCCTCTAGATTGCCCAGTTGCTTAGCAATAGAGACCCTGGGATCCAGGCCTTCCTCACTGTTTCCTGCTTAGGGGAGGGTGACTGGAGCCACCTGGGACTGTCTAGTTCCCAAGAGACCTTGCACCTCCGGCTAAATCCTGAGCCTGTGCTGCCCACCATGGATGGAGTGGCCGAGTTCTCCGAGTATGTCTCTGAGACGGTGGATGTGCCGTCCCCCTTTGACCTGCTTGAGCCCCCCACCTCAGGAGGCTTCCTCAAGCTCTCCAAGCCTTGCTGTTACATCTTCCCTGGTGGCCGTGGGGACTCTGCTCTCTTTGCTGTCAATGGCTTTAACATCCTGGTGGACGGCGGTTCTGACCGCAAGTCCTGCTTCTGGAAGCTGGTGCGGCACCTGGACCGCATTGACTCGGTGCTGCTCACGCACATTGGGGCTGACAATCTGCCAGGCATCAATGGGCTCCTGCAGCGCAAGGTGGCAGAGCTAGAGGAGGAGCAGTCCCAGGGCTCCAGCAGCTACAGCGACTGGGTGAAGAACCTCATCTCCCCTGAGCTCGGAGTCGTGTTCTTCAATGTGCCTGATAAGCTCCGGCTGCCCGACGCCTCCCGCAAGGCCAAGCGCAGCATCGAGGAGGCCTGTCTCACCCTTCAGCACCTGAACCGCCTCGGCATCCAAGCCGAGCCTCTGTACCGAGTGGTCAGCAACACCATCGAGCCGCTGACCCTCTTCCACAAAATGGGTGTGGGGAGGCTGGACATGTATGTCCTCAACCCTGTCAAGGACAGTAAGGAGATGCAGTTCCTCATGCAGAAGTGGGCAGGCAATAGTAAAGCCAAGACAGGCATAGTGCTGGCCAATGGGAAGGAGGCAGAGATCTCCGTCCCCTACCTGACCTCCATCACTGCCTTGGTGGTATGGCTCCCAGCCAACCCTACTGAGAAGATTGTGCGAGTGCTTTTCCCGGGAAATGCTCCCCAGAACAAGATCTTGGAGGGCCTGGAAAAGCTGCGGCACCTGGACTTCCTGCGCTATCCTGTGGCGACACAGAAGGACCTGGCTGCTGGGGCCGTGCCTGCCAACTTGAAACCCAGCAAAATCAAACATCGGGCCGACAGCAAGGAGAGCCTCAAAGCTGCCCCCAAGACAGCAATGAGCAAGCTAGCCAAACGGGAGGAGGTGTTAGAAGAGGGAGCCAAGGAGGCCCGCTCAGAGCTGGCCAAGGAGTTAGCCAAgtcagaaaagaaagcaaaagagccGTCCGAGAAGCCCCCAGAAAAACCCTCCAAGCCAGAGAGGGTGAGGACAGAGTCCAGCGAAGCACTGAAGGCTGAGAAGCGGAAGCTGATCAAGGATAAAGTGGGCAAGAAGCACCTGAAGGAAAAGATTTCAAAGCTGGAGGAGAAGAGGgacaaggagaagaaggagatcaagaaggaaaggaaggaactcaagaaggaggagggaaggaaggaggagaaaaaggacgCCAAGAAGGATGAAAAGAGGAAAGATACCAAGCCGGAACTCAAGAAATTCTCTAAACCAGACCTGAAGCCTTTTACCCCTGAGGTCCGTAAGACCCTCTACAAAGCCAAGGCCCCTGGAAGGCTCAAGGTGGACAAAGGCCGAGCTGCCCGTGGGGAAAAAGAATTGTCTTCTGAGCCCCGGACACCCCCAGCCCAGAAGGGGGCTGCACCGCCTCCTGCTGCCAGTGGGCACAGAGAGTTGGCCTTGTCTTCACCAGAGGACCTCACACAGGACTTTGAGGAGTTGAAGCGTGAGGAGAGAGGTTTGTTGGCTGAACCAAGGGACACGGAACTGGGTGAGAAACCGCTCCCTGCAGATGCCTCCGAGCAGGGACGCCCAAGCACAGCCATCCAGGTGACCCAACCCCCTGCTTCAGTGTTGGAGCAAGAACAggtagaaagggagaaagaggttGTCCCAGACTTTCCCGAGGATAAAGGGAGCAAGAACAGAGCCCCAGACTCAGGTgctgaggtagagagagagaaagaaacctggGAGGAAAGGAAGCCGAGAGAAGCAGAGCTGACCCCAGAGAACATTGCTGCGGCCAGGGAGGAGAGTGAACCTGAGGTAAAGGAGGATGTGATAGAAAAGGCTGAGttagaggagatggaggaggtcCATCCctcagatgaggaagaggaagagacaaaGGCTGAGAGTTTTTATCAAAAACATATGCAGGAAGCCTTAAAGGTAATCCCAAAAGGCAGAGAGGCTCTTGGCGGCCGGGAACTGGGATTCCAGGGCAAGGCGCCTGAAAAGGAGACAGCATCCTTCCTGAGCAGCTTGGCCACGCCTGCAGGAGCCGCTGAGCATGTCTCCTACATTCAGGATGAGACGATCCCTGGCTACTCAGAGACTGAGCAGACTATCTCAGACGAGGAGATTCACGACGAGCCGGACGAACGCCCAGCCCCACCCCGATTCCCCACGAGTACCTATGACCTCTCTGGGCCTGAAGGTCCTGGTCCCTTTGAAGCCAGCCAGTCTGCAGAGAGTGCTGTTCCAGCCAGCTCGAGCAAAACTTATGGGGCACCTGAGACTGAACTCACCTACCCTCCCAACATGGTCGCTGCCCCTCTGGCTGAAGAGGAACATGTGTCCTCAGCCACATCAATCACGGAGTGTGACAAACTCTCCTCCTTTGCCACATCGGTGGCTGAGGACCAATCTGTGGCTTCACTCACAGCTCCCCAGACGGAGGAGACAGGCAAGAGCTCCCTGTTGCTCGACACTGTCACAAGTATTCCCTCTTCCCGCACTGAAGCCACTCAGGGCTTGGACTATGTGCCGTCAGCAGGCACCATCTCACCCACCTCTTCCCTGGAAGAAGACAAGGGCTTCAAGTCACCGCCCTGTGAGGATTTCTCTGTGACCGGGGAGTcggagaagaaaggagagtctGTGGGGAGAGGTTTGACCGGGGAGAAGGCtgtaggaaaggaagaaaagaatgtaaCAACGTCTGAGAAACTGTCCAGTCAGTATGCTGCCGTGTTTGGTGCCCCTGGACATGCCCTACATCCGGGGGAACCGGCCCTCGGAGAAGTGGAGGAACGGTGCCTCAGCCCAGATGATAGCACCGTGAAGATGGCGTCTCCTCCACCATCTGGCCCACCCAGTGCTGCCCACACGCCCTTTCATCAGTCCCCCGTGGAAGAAAAGTCTGAGCCTCAAGACTTCCAAGAAGATTCCTGGGGAGACACAAAGCACGCTCCTGGTGTGAGCAAGGAAGATGCTGAAGAGCAGACAGTTAAGCCAGGGCCTGAGGAGgccatgtcagaagagggcaaagTACCTCTTTCCAGGAGCCCCCAAGCCCAGGACACACTTGGGAGCCTTGCTGGGGGTCAGACTGGCTGTACTATTCAACTGTTGCCAGAACAAGACAAAGCAGTAGTGTTTGAGACTGGAGAGGCAGGCGCAGCTTCAGGAGCAGGCAGCCTTCCTGGAGAAGTGAGGACTCAGGAGCCCGCTGAGCCTCAGAAAGATGAGCTGCTTGGGTTTACTGATCAAAGCTTTTCCCCTGAAGATGCAGAGtccctgtctgtcctcagtgtGGTCTCCCCAGACACTGCCAAACAAGAGGCCACCCCCAGGTCTCCCTGTACCCCGAAAGAGCAGCAGCTACACAAAGACCTTTGGCCAATGGTGTCCCCAGAAGACACCCAGTCACTTTCTTTCTCGGAAGAGAGTCCTAGCAAGGAGACCTCTCTGGATATCTCTTCTAAGCAGCTCTCTCCAGAAAGCCTTGGCACCCTCCAGTTTGGAGAACTAAGcctaggaaaggaagaaaaggggccTCTGGTGAAGGCAGAAGACAACTCTTGCCACCTAGCTCCTGTGTCTATTCCAGAGCCCCACACAGCCACAGTGTCACCTCCCACAGATGAGGCTGCTGGAGAGGCAGGTCTCACAGATGAGAGCCCTGCTGGAAATTTACCTGGCAgctctttctctcactctgcaCTGTCAGGTGACAGGAAACACTCACCTGGAGAGATCACGGGCCCTGGTGGACACTTTATGACATCGGATAGCTCCCTCACCAAGAGTCCCGAGTCTTTGTCAAGTCCCGCCATGGAGGACCTGGCCATGGAGTGGGGGGGTAAAGCTCCGGGGTCGGAAGACAGAGCCACTGAACAGAAGGAGAAGGAACTCGAGCGAAAGAGTGAAACCCTACAGCAGAAGGACCAGATTCTGTCGGAGAAGGCTGCTCTTGTCCAGCGGGACTCAGTCATGCATCAGAAGGACGAGGCTCTAGATGAAGAGAACAAGCCTGGAGGACAGCAGGATAAGACTTCAGAACAGAAAGGCAGAGACTTGGACAAAAAAGACACGGCTGTGGAGCTGGGCAAAGGCCCAGAACCCAAAGGCAAAGACTTATATCTGGAGGACCAGGGCCTGGCAGAGAAGGACAAGGCCTTAGAACAAAGGGGTGCAGCCCTGCAACAGACCCAGGCCCCTGAACCAAGAGCCAGAGCACAAGAGCACAGAGATTTAGAACAAAAGGACGAGCATTTAGAGCTGAGAGATAAGACTCCTGAAGAGAAAGATAAAGTGTTAGTACTGGAAGACAGGGCTCCAGAGCACATCATCCCCCAaccaacacagacagacagagctccagaacaCAGAAGCAAGGTTGATAAAGAACAGAAGGATGAGGCCTCGGAAGAGAAAGAACAGGTTTTAGAACAAAAAGACTGGGCCCGAGAAAAAGAGGGTGCTGCCTTGGACCAAGACAACAGGGCTGCTGGACAGAAAGATGGGaccctaaaagaagacaaaactcAGGGGCAGAAGAGCTCTTTCCTGGAAGATAAAAGTACAACACCAAAAGAGATGACCCTTGACCAAAAGTCTCCAGAAAAGGCCAAAGGTGTGGAGCAGCAGGATGGAGCTGTCCCGGAGAAGACCAGAGCTTTGGGGCTGGAAGAGAGCCCAGAAGAGGAGGGCAAGGCTCGAGAGCAGGAAGAGAAATACTGGAAGGAGCAGGATGTGGTCCAGGGATGGCGAGAAACATCTCCAACCAGAGGAGAGCCTGTTCCAGCCTGGGAGGGCAAGTCTCCTGAGCAGGAAGTCAGGtattggagagacagagacataaccCTACAGCAGGATGCATACTGGAAGGAGCTAAGCTGTGAGAGGAAGGTCTGGTTCCCCCATGAGCTAGATGGACAAGGAGCCCGTCCACGGTACTCTGAGGAACGTGAAAGTACGTTTCTTGATGAGGGGCCAAATGAACAAGAAATAACCCCACTGCAGCACACTCCCCGGAGTCCCTGGGCCTCGGATTTCAAGGATTTCCAGGAGCCCCTGCCACAGAAGGGGCTGGAAGTAGAGCGCTGGCTTGCTGAGTCGCCAGTTGGCTTGCCACCAGAGGAGGAGGACAAACTGACTCGCTCTCCCTTTGAGATCATCTCCCCTCCAGCATCCCCACCTGAGATGACTGGACAGAGGGTTCCCTCAGCTCCAGGACAGGAAAGCCCTGTTCCAGACACTAAGTCCACACCACCCACGAGGAATGAACCTACCACCCCATCATGGCTAGCTGAGATCCCACCATGGGTACCTAAGGACAGGCCCCTGCCTCCTGCacccctctctccagctccagctccccCGACCCCGGCCCCAGACCCACATGCTCCTGCGCCCTTCTCCTGGGGCATCGCTGAATATGACAGTGTGGTGGCTGCGGTGCAGGAGGGGGCAGCTGAGTTGGAAGGTGGTCCATACTCCCCCCTAGGGAAGGACTATCGCAAAgctgaaggggaaagggaaggagagggtggGGCTGGAGCTCCTGACAGCAGCTCCTTCAGTTCAAAGGTCCCAGAGGTTACGGAGAGTCACACCACCAGGGATGCTGAGCAGACTGAGCCAGAGCAGAGGGAGCCCACACCCTATCCCGACGAGAGGAGCTTTCAGTATGCAGACATCTACGAACAGATGATGCTTACTGGGTTGGGCCCTGCTTGCCCCACCAGGGAGCCTCCACTGGGGGCATCTGGGGATTGGCCCCCACACCTCTCAACCAAGGAGGAGGCTGCTGGCCGCAATAAGTCTGCAGAGAAGGAGCTTTCATCCGCTGTGTCGCCCCCAAACCTCCACTCTGACACTCCAACGTTTAGCTATGCATCTCTGGCAGGACCCACTATACCTCCCAGGCAAGAACCTGAGCCAGGGCCCAATGTGGAGCCCAGCTTCACCCCTCCTGCAGTGCCCCCTCGTGCCCCTATCTCCCTGAGCCAAGACCCAAGTCCCCCTCTTAATGGAAGCACTACGAGCTGTGGCCCAGACAGGAGGACCCCATCCCCAAAGGAAGCAGGCCGAAGTCACTGGGATGATGGTACTAATGACTCAGACCTGGAGAAGGGGGCTCGGGAACAGCCGGAGAAAGAGACCCAGTCCCCAAGTCCCCATCACCCCATGCCTGTGGGCCACCCTTCACTGTGGCCTGAAACTGAGGCGCATAGCAGCCTTTCCTCAGACTCTCACCTAGGACCTGTCCGACCAAGTTTGGACTTCCCTGCTTCAGCCTTTGGCTTCTCCTCCTTGCAGCCTGCTCCCCCTCAGCTGCCCTCTCCGGCTGAACCCCGCTCCGCACCCTGTGGCTCTCTTGCCTTCTCTGGGGACCGAGCTCTGGCCCTGGTTCCAGGAACTCCAACCAGAACCCGACATGATGAGTACTTGGAAGTGACCAAGGCACCCAGCCTGGATTCCTCACTGCCCCAACTCCCATCACCCAGCTCGCCAGGGGCCCCTCTTCTCTCCAATCTACCCCGACCTGCCTCGCCAGCCTTGTCTGAAGGGTCCTCTTCTGAGGCTACCACGCCTGTGATTTCAAGTGTGGCTGAACGCTTCCCTCCAGGTCTAGAGGTGGCTGAACAGAGTTCAGGAGAATTGGGCCCAGGGAACGAGCCAGCTGCCCACAGCCTCTGGGACCTCACTCCTCTGAGCCCAGCCCCTTTAGCTTCCCGGGACttggctccagctccagctccagctccagctccaagcCTGCCTGGAAACTTGGGTGACGGTACC contains:
- the Map1a gene encoding microtubule-associated protein 1A isoform X1 yields the protein MATEAGTARPGSVAMETTPELGLQSLGAPPAQNPAEPLCEAGAAVAAARWDLRKYSLLIVIGDIGTESQLRAVRAHLEQGILSWNIDLSSFDLNQQLRLFITRHLAHFSSEVKGQRTLCHQSETLETIILVNPTADSISSEVHHLLSSPSAHKLLILSGQTLEPEGDLILQSGTYSYQNFAQVLHKPEIAQLLSNRDPGIQAFLTVSCLGEGDWSHLGLSSSQETLHLRLNPEPVLPTMDGVAEFSEYVSETVDVPSPFDLLEPPTSGGFLKLSKPCCYIFPGGRGDSALFAVNGFNILVDGGSDRKSCFWKLVRHLDRIDSVLLTHIGADNLPGINGLLQRKVAELEEEQSQGSSSYSDWVKNLISPELGVVFFNVPDKLRLPDASRKAKRSIEEACLTLQHLNRLGIQAEPLYRVVSNTIEPLTLFHKMGVGRLDMYVLNPVKDSKEMQFLMQKWAGNSKAKTGIVLANGKEAEISVPYLTSITALVVWLPANPTEKIVRVLFPGNAPQNKILEGLEKLRHLDFLRYPVATQKDLAAGAVPANLKPSKIKHRADSKESLKAAPKTAMSKLAKREEVLEEGAKEARSELAKELAKSEKKAKEPSEKPPEKPSKPERVRTESSEALKAEKRKLIKDKVGKKHLKEKISKLEEKRDKEKKEIKKERKELKKEEGRKEEKKDAKKDEKRKDTKPELKKFSKPDLKPFTPEVRKTLYKAKAPGRLKVDKGRAARGEKELSSEPRTPPAQKGAAPPPAASGHRELALSSPEDLTQDFEELKREERGLLAEPRDTELGEKPLPADASEQGRPSTAIQVTQPPASVLEQEQVEREKEVVPDFPEDKGSKNRAPDSGAEVEREKETWEERKPREAELTPENIAAAREESEPEVKEDVIEKAELEEMEEVHPSDEEEEETKAESFYQKHMQEALKVIPKGREALGGRELGFQGKAPEKETASFLSSLATPAGAAEHVSYIQDETIPGYSETEQTISDEEIHDEPDERPAPPRFPTSTYDLSGPEGPGPFEASQSAESAVPASSSKTYGAPETELTYPPNMVAAPLAEEEHVSSATSITECDKLSSFATSVAEDQSVASLTAPQTEETGKSSLLLDTVTSIPSSRTEATQGLDYVPSAGTISPTSSLEEDKGFKSPPCEDFSVTGESEKKGESVGRGLTGEKAVGKEEKNVTTSEKLSSQYAAVFGAPGHALHPGEPALGEVEERCLSPDDSTVKMASPPPSGPPSAAHTPFHQSPVEEKSEPQDFQEDSWGDTKHAPGVSKEDAEEQTVKPGPEEAMSEEGKVPLSRSPQAQDTLGSLAGGQTGCTIQLLPEQDKAVVFETGEAGAASGAGSLPGEVRTQEPAEPQKDELLGFTDQSFSPEDAESLSVLSVVSPDTAKQEATPRSPCTPKEQQLHKDLWPMVSPEDTQSLSFSEESPSKETSLDISSKQLSPESLGTLQFGELSLGKEEKGPLVKAEDNSCHLAPVSIPEPHTATVSPPTDEAAGEAGLTDESPAGNLPGSSFSHSALSGDRKHSPGEITGPGGHFMTSDSSLTKSPESLSSPAMEDLAMEWGGKAPGSEDRATEQKEKELERKSETLQQKDQILSEKAALVQRDSVMHQKDEALDEENKPGGQQDKTSEQKGRDLDKKDTAVELGKGPEPKGKDLYLEDQGLAEKDKALEQRGAALQQTQAPEPRARAQEHRDLEQKDEHLELRDKTPEEKDKVLVLEDRAPEHIIPQPTQTDRAPEHRSKVDKEQKDEASEEKEQVLEQKDWAREKEGAALDQDNRAAGQKDGTLKEDKTQGQKSSFLEDKSTTPKEMTLDQKSPEKAKGVEQQDGAVPEKTRALGLEESPEEEGKAREQEEKYWKEQDVVQGWRETSPTRGEPVPAWEGKSPEQEVRYWRDRDITLQQDAYWKELSCERKVWFPHELDGQGARPRYSEERESTFLDEGPNEQEITPLQHTPRSPWASDFKDFQEPLPQKGLEVERWLAESPVGLPPEEEDKLTRSPFEIISPPASPPEMTGQRVPSAPGQESPVPDTKSTPPTRNEPTTPSWLAEIPPWVPKDRPLPPAPLSPAPAPPTPAPDPHAPAPFSWGIAEYDSVVAAVQEGAAELEGGPYSPLGKDYRKAEGEREGEGGAGAPDSSSFSSKVPEVTESHTTRDAEQTEPEQREPTPYPDERSFQYADIYEQMMLTGLGPACPTREPPLGASGDWPPHLSTKEEAAGRNKSAEKELSSAVSPPNLHSDTPTFSYASLAGPTIPPRQEPEPGPNVEPSFTPPAVPPRAPISLSQDPSPPLNGSTTSCGPDRRTPSPKEAGRSHWDDGTNDSDLEKGAREQPEKETQSPSPHHPMPVGHPSLWPETEAHSSLSSDSHLGPVRPSLDFPASAFGFSSLQPAPPQLPSPAEPRSAPCGSLAFSGDRALALVPGTPTRTRHDEYLEVTKAPSLDSSLPQLPSPSSPGAPLLSNLPRPASPALSEGSSSEATTPVISSVAERFPPGLEVAEQSSGELGPGNEPAAHSLWDLTPLSPAPLASRDLAPAPAPAPAPSLPGNLGDGTLSCRPECSGELTKKPSPFLSHSGDHEANGPGETSLNPPGFATATAEKEEAEALHAWERGSWPEGAERSSRPDTLLSSEQRPGKSSGGPPCSLSSEVEAGPQGCATDPRPHCGELSPSFLNPPLPPSTDDSDLSTEEARLAGKGGRRRAGRPGATGGPCPMADETPPTSASDSGSSQSDSDVPPETEECPSITAEAALDSDEDGDFLPVDKAGGVSGTHHPRPGHDPPPAPLPDPRPPPPRPDVCMADPEGLSSESGRVERLREKVQGRPGRKAPGRAKPASPARRLDIRGKRSPTPGKGPVDRTSRALPRPRSTPSQVTSEEKDGHSPMSKGLVNGLKAGSTLGSKGSSGPPVYVDLAYIPNHCSGKTADQDFFRRVRASYYVVSGNDPANGEPSRAVLDALLEGKAQWGENLQVTLIPTHDTEVTREWYQQTHEQQQQLNVLVLASSSTVVMQDESFPACKIEF